DNA sequence from the Candidatus Brocadia sp. genome:
TCCTTTCTCGATTTAATTATTCGGGTTAGCCGCAAAAATGCGCAAAATCAGTCATGTGTTTTCATTTTATAACTTTTTTTGTGCATTATGTGCCTTTTTGCGGCTAACACCGGATAGTTACACTTTTTAGGCACTAAAAATCCTTGAAATCGTTATTGAGAGGTATTAATTCTTCCGGCGTCCTGGCTAGTACCCTCTCACCTCTTGCAGTGCCATTACCGTTCGCCTTATCAACCGGCTTTGAAGAGTTATCGGCTTTTTTAATCTGAGTCGTTTGCTTACTTTTATTGCAAGAGACATCTTTTCTTGATGATTGAGATTTCTTTTCGAAATACGTATGAAGTTGTGCTTTTTCAGAAGTTTTCAAATCGTCGTCAATATTCCCGATTTCCATAGCCAACTCCTGTATAATAGCCTTCAGATTTTCAGCCTGTGCGGATAATTCTTCACTCGATGACGCTAACTCTTCTGCATTTGCCGCATTCTGTTGTATAACCGTGTCCACTGTTGTAACTGCCTTGGATATTTGATTAATTCCATCCGATTGTTCCTGCGAGGCAGCGGCAATTTCCCCTGCTAAGTCTGTTACCTTCTTAGCCTCGGTTACAATTTCTTTAAGATTGGCTGCGAATTTATCGGCAATCTTTGCAGCATTCTCGGTACTTACCACCCTCGAATTGATTAAGTCCGCAGTTTCCTTAGATGCTACGGAACACCTTTGTGCAAGGTTGCGCACCTCTTCTGCAACAACGGCAAATCCTTTTCCATGCTCTCCTGCCCTTGCTGCCTCAACTGCCGCATTAAGAGCCAAAAGGTTCGTTTGAAATGCTATTTCATCAATTGATTTGATTATCGAAAGGACTTTGTCATTGCCTGAATTTAAATCCCGCATAGTTGTCTGCAGGGTATCCAGGGCCTCATTTCCACTTTCAGCAGATGTTTTTGTCTTGATTGCAAGTTGATTGGCTTCCTTTGCGTTATCAGCGTTCTTTGTTGTCATTGAGGCCATTTCTTCAATTGAAGCAGAGGTCTCTTCTATTGAAGAGGCCTGTTGTGATGCCCCGTCAGCAAGAGACTGGCTGGAAGAAGAAATCTGGTTTGCTGCTGAAGTGACTTCTTCGGCGCCATTTTTTAAGTTATAAACCAGTCTCTTAAGCAAAGATGTGATATTTCTGGCGATAAAAAAGACTATCGTCCCTATCAGAATCACGTAAATTCCATTTCCTATGATGTTGAAATTTCTATTCGAGGAAATTGCTGCATTTACGGCGGCCATCGGTGCAGTTACGCTTATTCCGCCACGAATATCTCCCAGTTTGTAATTCTCCATTTGTCTGCCCGCCAGGTCTTTACCATCATTGGTGGGACTCGTTGACGGATCTCCATGACAGTTCAGGCATGCTTCTTCGATCTTTAGGGGTACCATTAATCGGAAGACCTCCGTGCCGTTCTCTAATTTCGCTATTTCTGAGATGTCTTTTAAACCAGGCTCTCTCTCAAATCTTTCTAACTGGTGGATCTCCCATGCATCAGGCTTGTTTGCCGGGTTTCTGTATTTAATACTCGTCTGTTTCATCTTAAAGATGGTTGTTTGACTGAAATGTTCTGAGATCTCCCGTCCTAAAACTGCCGGAATCACGCCCTTGAATTCAAAATTGCCTTTGGAATCCGTGTTTATTGTCTTTTGCTTTTCCGCAATTATCTTTCTCGCAGAAATTAATTGATCTGCTGCCATTCTTGCCTGTTTTTGTACCTCCGCCAACATCTGTGCCTTTTGTCTTTTTGTGTTGATATACGTCAAAATGCATGTCGAGACCACAATGACAGCGATAATCGTAACAATGAGTCTTGTCATCATATTCATTTTACCAATCATTTTTTTCCTCCCGTTTTTTTCATTTTTCTATGTTATTCCTCGGTTGTTATACTTTTTGCGTAACTACTTGGATTATCAGGTTCGGGGTTGGTTGTTTTACTTTTTTCATAATTCTTAAGATATTTGATAAATCCATGGACGGCAGCGCGTTTTCTTCCCGCTTGCCCATAGACTTCTTTGAATTCGTGGGAGGATATATACTCTTCATCCAGGGCAACATAGAGTTCGCTCTGAACCTCCGTACAAGACCGTTTAGCGTACCGTAAGAACCGGATGAACTCGGCATTTGTAGCAGAATCAAAACCTTCGGCGATATTATGCATCGATGACCCCGAAGCTTCTTGTATCTGTCTTTTGAGTCCGTAGTCCTTGGCAAATTCCGGCTTTTTTGTCAGACGGTGTACTTTCCTCGTTAATTCGCGTGCCAAGCGCCAAGCCTCAATATCTTCAAACCTTTCAATCTTCATCTCTCTAACCCTAAACCCTAAACCCTAAACCCTAAGTAGTTACTTTTTTACATTTATGCTAAAGTCACTGTTTCTATGGAAAAAAACAAAATTAGCTTACACTCGTTAAACTTTCGACCATATTAATCTCTTCCGTGCCTAAAACCTTGTCTATGTCGAGGAGAATTTTCACTTTGTTTTTTATCTTTGCCATGCCCAAAAAGATTTCAGTATTAATACCTTCTCCAAGATGAGGTGCAGGCTCCAAATCCTCACCATTAACATCGAGTACTTCCGA
Encoded proteins:
- a CDS encoding DUF3365 domain-containing protein, giving the protein MIGKMNMMTRLIVTIIAVIVVSTCILTYINTKRQKAQMLAEVQKQARMAADQLISARKIIAEKQKTINTDSKGNFEFKGVIPAVLGREISEHFSQTTIFKMKQTSIKYRNPANKPDAWEIHQLERFEREPGLKDISEIAKLENGTEVFRLMVPLKIEEACLNCHGDPSTSPTNDGKDLAGRQMENYKLGDIRGGISVTAPMAAVNAAISSNRNFNIIGNGIYVILIGTIVFFIARNITSLLKRLVYNLKNGAEEVTSAANQISSSSQSLADGASQQASSIEETSASIEEMASMTTKNADNAKEANQLAIKTKTSAESGNEALDTLQTTMRDLNSGNDKVLSIIKSIDEIAFQTNLLALNAAVEAARAGEHGKGFAVVAEEVRNLAQRCSVASKETADLINSRVVSTENAAKIADKFAANLKEIVTEAKKVTDLAGEIAAASQEQSDGINQISKAVTTVDTVIQQNAANAEELASSSEELSAQAENLKAIIQELAMEIGNIDDDLKTSEKAQLHTYFEKKSQSSRKDVSCNKSKQTTQIKKADNSSKPVDKANGNGTARGERVLARTPEELIPLNNDFKDF
- a CDS encoding four helix bundle protein; this encodes MKIERFEDIEAWRLARELTRKVHRLTKKPEFAKDYGLKRQIQEASGSSMHNIAEGFDSATNAEFIRFLRYAKRSCTEVQSELYVALDEEYISSHEFKEVYGQAGRKRAAVHGFIKYLKNYEKSKTTNPEPDNPSSYAKSITTEE